The Zingiber officinale cultivar Zhangliang chromosome 2A, Zo_v1.1, whole genome shotgun sequence genomic sequence ACTTATTTTTGTCtacttatatttaaaatatttatttttatatattcaaTTGATGAAATCGGTTAAAgatataaaaaatttttaaaattttttatacacCCATGAATTGATCAGTCTAAGCCATAACTCGTCTTAAATTACATTAAATTGAGGATTTTCTAACTAGTCAAGAATGACCGGCCCGCTTTACTAAATGGCCGGCCCGCTATGGATAATCCCGTCTCGATCCATCTGACTGCTCTACTGGCAAATATAACGAATttgaatcaaaatttaattaaatattaaaaaatatattaagatgAAGGATATTTTAAAAAGATTAATAGGTCAACAaccgaaattaaataaaaaaattctcaCTCGTGGAAATCGTCACCCATCGAGCGACCCACGCATTCATCGAGGTGGGGACAGGCGCATCGGCGTGGGCAGCGGGTCGCCCAAAAACCACTGCGTTATCGCGTAAAACCACGTATCCGTATGTGGACGACGAGGCTCCACGTATGCGCGATGCCCAGGAGACTGAACCCTCCGGCAACCCTAACCGATCGCGTGGGTACACAACTTCCCCGTCCCCCAACCAACCTCCCCATCCCAATCCCACCCCCACCGCCCGAAACTTAAAGCCCAACCCACTCCGACTCCGATGGCCAGTGGCGGTGGTGGCGTCGGTCGCGGCCGCGGCCGCGGGGCGGGTGGTGGAGCTCAGGTCCCAACCCTCGGCGCGGGAATCGCCGCGAGAGAGTGCGAATCCTGCCGTGCCACGCCCGGCATCCCCTTCTGCCGCGTCGAGTGGTCTTTCCTCTGCGCCGGCTGCGCCTCCGTCGTCCACGGCCAGAGCTGGATCGTCGCTGTTCCCCCTACCGGAACCACCTTTGGCTCCAATCTTAGCCCTGTTTCTGGCGCTTACGCTGCTCCTTATGCTTATCAGCACCCTTTCCCTCCTAATCCTAGCCCTAATCCTAGTGCTGCCGCTCCTCTCCCTAACCCTCCGCCCAATTCTAATCCCAACCCTAATCCTAACCCCAGCCCTACGCCGAGTTCGAACCCCAACCACATTGTGCAGCTGTCGTCGGACGAGGGTGAACAGTCCGCTGGAGATCCAGGCGACGACGACGATGGTATCGGAGGCAGGAAACGGCGTCGGCCTTCATCAGAAGGGGAGAGCGCGGGGCGTGAGGCCAGCGTGATGAGGTACAAGGAAAAGCGGAAAAACCGGAACTTTGATAAGACGATCCGATACGAGTCGAGGAGGGCTCATGCCGAAATGAAGCCAAGGGTCGGCGGGAAATTTGTAAAATCTGCGGATGATGTCTCCGGCGAGGTTGACGATACTGCCAGCGCAGAACAGGAGGGCGTTGCTGTCGGAGGAGAGCTTGATAGAGGCGGTG encodes the following:
- the LOC122041915 gene encoding zinc finger CCCH domain-containing protein 4-like; its protein translation is MASGGGGVGRGRGRGAGGGAQVPTLGAGIAARECESCRATPGIPFCRVEWSFLCAGCASVVHGQSWIVAVPPTGTTFGSNLSPVSGAYAAPYAYQHPFPPNPSPNPSAAAPLPNPPPNSNPNPNPNPSPTPSSNPNHIVQLSSDEGEQSAGDPGDDDDGIGGRKRRRPSSEGESAGREASVMRYKEKRKNRNFDKTIRYESRRAHAEMKPRVGGKFVKSADDVSGEVDDTASAEQEGVAVGGELDRGGDAIVRDSSEEARTNTVTELGDPIKLLKPLDPGEMVSTSLSFEVEQFGGVEIDAAEEVGLL